The following are encoded in a window of Rosa chinensis cultivar Old Blush chromosome 4, RchiOBHm-V2, whole genome shotgun sequence genomic DNA:
- the LOC112200512 gene encoding leucine-rich repeat extensin-like protein 6, with amino-acid sequence MKSPNLTLSILIILSITFISKPSHQVSHSPQTFPVNARLQKAYQALQAWKHAITSDPNNFTANWCGPNVCSYTGVYCAQALDDPHITTVAGVDLNHANIAGSLPEELGLLVDIAVVHINSNKFCGTIPSSFRGLYLLYELDISNNQFSGPFPSSVLCLPSLKYLDIRYNNFEGRIPPALFDLKLDALFLNNNKFQCSLPQNIGNSSVSVIVLANNDFKGGFPSSLAKMKDTLNEVILTNSGLEGCLPSNIGCLDKLTVFDVSNNKLDGSLPESMGGMKSLEQLNVANNGFSGQIPASVCSLHKLESFNSSNNYFCGQPEMCVRLKETDDRRNCIPYRPLQRSAKECAAFHSHNNLANCGA; translated from the coding sequence ATGAAATCTCCAAATCTCACTCTATCCATTTTGATCATTCTCTCTATCACCTTCATCTCCAAACCCTCGCACCAAGTTTCTCATTCCCCTCAAACCTTTCCCGTTAATGCTAGACTTCAAAAGGCTTACCAAGCTCTCCAAGCATGGAAACATGCCATCACCTCAGACCCGAACAACTTCACCGCCAACTGGTGCGGCCCAAACGTATGCAGCTACACCGGAGTCTACTGTGCACAGGCCCTTGATGACCCTCACATCACTACCGTGGCTGGAGTAGACCTAAACCACGCCAACATAGCTGGTTCATTGCCTGAAGAACTCGGCCTCTTAGTCGACATAGCTGTCGTGCACATAAACTCAAACAAGTTCTGTGGCACCATTCCTTCTAGCTTTCGTGGTCTTTATCTTCTTTATGAGCTTGATATTAGTAATAACCAATTCTCAGGTCCATTTCCTTCATCTGTTCTTTGCCTTCCTTCGCTCAAGTACTTAGATATTAGATACAACAACTTTGAAGGTCGAATTCCTCCTGCCCTTTTCGATTTAAAACTCGATGCCTTGTTCCTTAACAACAACAAGTTCCAATGTTCATTGCCTCAAAACATCGGCAACTCCTCAGTCTCCGTGATCGTGTTAGCAAACAACGACTTCAAAGGTGGATTTCCTTCAAGTCTGGCCAAAATGAAGGATACATTAAACGAAGTTATACTCACGAATAGTGGACTAGAAGGGTGTTTGCCTTCGAATATTGGGTGCTTGGACAAATTGACAGTATTTGATGTAAGCAACAATAAGTTGGACGGTTCATTGCCGGAGTCAATGGGTGGGATGAAGAGCTTGGAGCAACTGAATGTGGCAAATAACGGATTTTCTGGGCAGATTCCGGCAAGTGTTTGCTCTTTGCATAAGTTGGAGAGCTTTAACTCTTCAAATAACTACTTCTGTGGTCAACCAGAGATGTGTGTGAGGTTGAAAGAAACAGATGATAGGAGGAATTGCATACCATATAGGCCACTCCAGAGATCAGCAAAAGAATGTGCCGCATTTCATTCCCATAATAATTTGGCCAACTGTGGAGCGTAA
- the LOC112197800 gene encoding stress-induced-phosphoprotein 1, which produces MAEAEGGSDKKSGESLKDKGNEQFKAGNYLKAAALYTQAIKQDPQNPTLYSNRAAAFLQLVKLNKALADAETTITLNPKWEKGYFRKGCILEAMEQYDDALTAFQTALQYNPKSVEVSRKMKRIFQLARDKKRAEEVETMRSNIDMAKHLDKLKSEMSGKCGSEEHEDVFSFLVETMEAAVKSWHETSKVEARVYFLLDNEKTDTEKYAPVVNIDKAFESPDTHRNCFPFLRQYAEDSFSRAACLVTPKSIMSYPQVWKGQGSRKWKHGQQDGFFVQFETPFLRKLWFIPSSNELGQTLCRDPEDLDISAHELIPRLFKVKSSNS; this is translated from the exons ATGGCAGAAGCAGAAGGAGGATCAGATAAGAAGTCTGGTGAGTCTCTGAAAGACAAAGGAAATGAGCAATTCAAAGCTGGGAATTACCTCAAAGCCGCCGCTCTCTACACTCAGGCCATCAAGCAAGACCCTCAAAACCCCACTCTCTATAG CAACCGTGCTGCTGCGTTTCTGCAATTGGTTAAGCTTAACAAAGCCCTTGCTGATGCAGAAACAACAATTACATTGAACCCCAAGTGGGAAAAG GGATATTTCAGGAAAGGATGCATATTAGAGGCCATGGAGCAATATGATGAT GCTCTGACTGCTTTCCAGACAGCTTTGCAATATAACCCAAAAAGTGTAGAAGTATCACGAAAGATGAAGAGAATTTTTCAGTTGGCGAGAGATAAAAAACGTGCTGAAGAGGTGGAGACAATGAGATCAAATATTGATATGGCAAAACATTTGGATAAACTGAAATCTGAAATG TCTGGAAAGTGTGGGTCTGAAGAACATGaagatgttttttcttttctggttgAGACAATGGAGGCGGCTGTAAAATCGTGGCACGAAACTTCGAAAGTGGAGGCTAGAGTTTACTTTCTCCTTGATAACGAAAAAACAGACACTGAAAAATATGCTCCAGTTGTGAATATTGATAAG GCCTTTGAATCACCCGATACGCACAGAaattgttttccttttcttaGGCAGTATGCTGAGGATTCTTTCTCCAGAGCAGCTTGCTTGGTGACCCCCAAGAGTATCATGTCTTACCCACAG GTTTGGAAAGGTCAAGGATCAAGGAAATGGAAACATGGGCAACAGGATGGTTTCTTTGTTCAGTTTGAGACACCTTTCTTGCGAAAGTTGTGGTTTATTCCTAGTTCCAATGAATTGGGCCAGACATTGTGcag